One Jeotgalibaca porci genomic region harbors:
- a CDS encoding 5' nucleotidase, NT5C type, producing the protein MTDKISIAIDMDDVLAGTTEKMVLSYNTLKKTNYIPDDLLTLDLEAVFDETTMMQMFNEINSPGFTRDLVVKENAIEVVKELNDVYDVYIATAAMEIPGSFQDKFEWLQENFPFLDVNHYIYCGNKKVVRSDYLIDDNIKQLHQFKGTGILYTAHFNQKIEAPFTRIDSWTDAHGHFIDNRQHRIEETRERRIKAYEKSLAALK; encoded by the coding sequence ATGACTGATAAAATTAGTATTGCAATCGATATGGATGATGTCTTGGCCGGAACGACCGAAAAAATGGTGCTGTCCTATAATACCCTCAAGAAAACGAATTATATTCCGGATGATTTGTTGACGCTCGACTTAGAAGCGGTTTTTGATGAAACGACTATGATGCAGATGTTTAATGAAATTAACTCTCCGGGATTCACGCGCGATTTAGTCGTTAAAGAAAATGCGATTGAAGTTGTCAAAGAATTAAATGACGTATACGATGTTTATATTGCAACGGCCGCAATGGAAATTCCGGGTTCATTCCAGGATAAATTCGAATGGCTGCAAGAAAACTTTCCGTTCTTAGATGTGAATCACTATATTTACTGTGGAAATAAAAAAGTTGTTCGCTCCGACTATTTGATTGATGATAATATAAAACAGCTCCATCAATTCAAAGGAACAGGCATCTTATATACCGCTCATTTCAACCAGAAAATCGAAGCGCCATTTACGCGTATTGATAGTTGGACGGATGCGCACGGTCACTTTATAGATAATCGTCAGCACCGTATTGAAGAAACGCGTGAAAGAAGAATAAAAGCTTATGAAAAAAGTTTAGCTGCGTTGAAATAA